The genomic stretch TGTAATGTTTGAAGCACTCTTCACAAAGAATATGCTCCTCAGTGCGATGATAAACGCTTTGACCATCCAGCACGTGGACACAAACTATTATCAAACTATTCATGAATCCCCTTCCTTTTCCCCTTCTTGACTGAATCGTCTTTGCCCTCCTTTAGTTTTGGTAGATGAAAGCGAACCAATTTTCTCCATCCGATAGATAATAGACGGACTTACTCCAAG from bacterium encodes the following:
- a CDS encoding excisionase family DNA-binding protein; this encodes MKNKKRENKAVYTTKEAANYLGVSPSIIYRMEKIGSLSSTKTKGGQRRFSQEGEKEGDS